The following are encoded in a window of Ruminiclostridium herbifermentans genomic DNA:
- a CDS encoding L,D-transpeptidase, with protein MIHKYLCIGFLSASLLIQSSIAYSVESSIYQENQLLNSMEIAVQADANEQLKIYDSPLSQVELILLKEQLRKEQEQLIKEQEQLKIEQEQLKKDQEQLILHQKELEAAQNELKKAQEKLKNDQKEFKKEQEKIDIQNKQNKLKTEITSKNYIDYLKKLGYYKNVYKNDEALNIRNTILLFQSNHNMTVTGTWDEATKQMLIKRLVSPTFTYLDTIKSAPTKGKWIVVNKTKKTLTLYEGTKVLKKYAVAVGNPASLTKSGKFIVNMKIENPDWGGGGFAKPVKSGLPENPLGSRWIGINRTDGSYGIHGTNSFYSIGKYISHGCIRMQNYCVEELFPLVPLKADVWVGTQDELIKWGVTQNPFEIQSSIK; from the coding sequence ATGATACACAAATATTTATGTATTGGATTTTTATCAGCCTCTCTTCTTATTCAAAGTTCAATTGCTTATAGCGTAGAGAGCAGTATTTATCAAGAAAATCAGCTTTTAAACTCAATGGAAATAGCTGTACAGGCTGATGCAAATGAACAACTCAAAATTTATGATTCCCCTCTTTCACAAGTAGAGCTTATCCTTCTTAAGGAGCAACTCAGAAAGGAGCAGGAACAGTTAATTAAGGAGCAAGAACAGCTTAAAATTGAACAAGAACAACTAAAAAAGGATCAAGAACAATTAATACTTCATCAAAAGGAACTTGAAGCAGCACAAAATGAGTTAAAAAAAGCACAGGAAAAGTTAAAAAATGACCAAAAAGAATTTAAAAAAGAACAGGAAAAGATTGATATTCAAAATAAGCAAAACAAACTAAAAACAGAAATTACCAGCAAAAACTACATAGACTATTTAAAAAAGTTAGGTTATTATAAAAATGTTTATAAAAATGATGAAGCCCTGAATATCAGAAATACGATTCTTCTCTTTCAAAGTAATCATAACATGACTGTGACTGGCACTTGGGACGAAGCAACCAAGCAAATGCTAATTAAAAGATTGGTAAGTCCAACATTTACATATCTTGATACAATAAAATCTGCTCCAACTAAAGGTAAGTGGATTGTCGTTAATAAAACAAAAAAAACGCTGACACTCTATGAAGGAACAAAGGTCCTAAAGAAGTATGCTGTTGCAGTTGGAAACCCTGCAAGTCTCACCAAAAGCGGTAAATTTATCGTAAATATGAAAATCGAAAATCCTGATTGGGGTGGCGGAGGCTTTGCTAAACCAGTAAAAAGCGGTCTACCTGAAAATCCTCTTGGTAGCCGTTGGATAGGAATTAATAGAACAGATGGCTCCTATGGAATTCATGGAACCAATTCCTTTTATTCTATCGGTAAATATATATCACACGGCTGTATAAGAATGCAGAATTATTGTGTTGAAGAACTATTCCCTCTCGTTCCTCTAAAAGCTGATGTTTGGGTTGGTACACAAGATGAATTGATAAAATGGGGTGTTACACAAAATCCCTTTGAAATCCAAAGCAGTATAAAATAG
- the asd gene encoding aspartate-semialdehyde dehydrogenase has product MSKLKVGIIGGTGMVGQRFIALLENHPWFEVVSIAASGKSAGKTYAESIEGRWKMSTPIPEGVKNIIVKNATEQVKEICAEVDFVFCAVDMKKDEIKKLEEEYAKNETPVVSNNSAHRWTPDVPMLIPEINAEHVSVIDAQRKRLGTKNGFIAVKPNCSIQSYVPLLEPLMKFGIKNVVASTYQAISGAGKNFTDWPEMLDNVIPYIGGEEEKSEQEPLKIWGTVSNGEIVKAASPLITTQCIRVPVTDGHLATVFVSFDKKPSKEEILELWKNYKGEPQTLELPSAPKQFITYFEEDNRPQTKLDRDIENGMGITAGRLREDSLYDYKFVGLSHNTVRGAAGGAVLMAEYLKAKGYIQAK; this is encoded by the coding sequence ATGTCTAAATTAAAGGTTGGTATTATTGGTGGTACTGGAATGGTTGGTCAAAGATTTATTGCACTTCTTGAAAATCATCCATGGTTTGAAGTGGTTTCTATAGCTGCAAGCGGTAAATCTGCTGGCAAGACTTATGCTGAGTCTATAGAAGGCAGATGGAAAATGTCAACTCCTATTCCTGAAGGAGTTAAAAACATTATAGTAAAAAATGCTACTGAACAAGTAAAAGAAATCTGCGCAGAAGTTGATTTTGTTTTTTGCGCAGTTGATATGAAAAAAGACGAAATCAAAAAGCTTGAGGAAGAATACGCAAAAAATGAAACTCCTGTAGTTTCTAATAACTCAGCTCACAGATGGACTCCTGATGTTCCTATGCTCATTCCAGAAATAAATGCTGAGCATGTAAGCGTTATTGATGCTCAGAGAAAGAGACTTGGAACAAAAAATGGCTTTATTGCTGTTAAACCCAATTGCTCTATTCAAAGCTACGTTCCATTGCTGGAGCCTTTGATGAAGTTTGGAATTAAAAATGTTGTAGCTTCAACTTACCAAGCAATTTCTGGTGCTGGTAAAAACTTTACTGATTGGCCAGAAATGTTGGATAACGTTATTCCTTATATAGGTGGAGAAGAAGAAAAAAGTGAGCAGGAACCACTTAAAATTTGGGGTACTGTTTCAAATGGTGAAATAGTTAAAGCTGCATCTCCATTAATTACAACTCAATGTATAAGAGTTCCTGTAACAGATGGTCATTTAGCTACTGTATTTGTTTCTTTTGATAAAAAACCTTCAAAAGAAGAAATATTAGAACTTTGGAAAAATTACAAAGGAGAACCTCAGACACTTGAACTTCCTAGTGCACCAAAGCAATTTATAACATATTTTGAAGAGGACAACAGACCACAGACAAAGCTTGACAGAGATATTGAAAATGGAATGGGAATTACTGCTGGAAGACTTCGTGAAGACAGCTTATATGATTATAAGTTTGTAGGTCTTTCACATAACACTGTTCGTGGTGCTGCAGGCGGTGCCGTTCTGATGGCTGAATACCTAAAAGCAAAAGGATATATTCAAGCTAAGTAA
- a CDS encoding ABC transporter substrate-binding protein, with translation MNGILKKILCASMAAVIGLSLVSCGKTSTMERIEKSGKLVVGTSADYAPYEYHTMIDGKDTIIGIDISIVNEIAKDLGVQLEIVDMSFDGLLAALNSDNVDIVIAGMNPDEDRRKAVDFSKIYYEAKQGVLIRAEDKDKIKTIEDLKGKNVGAQLGTTQESIAKKQMENSTLVSLGKIPDLVMELKNNKIDALVVELPVANGYVKNNSDLALSEITVEEESGGSAIAVKKGNADLVALIDKSLDRLMEEGAIEKFVQEANEKNVTK, from the coding sequence ATGAACGGTATATTAAAAAAGATACTTTGCGCTTCAATGGCAGCAGTAATAGGATTATCTTTAGTAAGCTGCGGAAAAACATCAACAATGGAAAGAATAGAAAAGAGCGGAAAACTGGTAGTTGGAACAAGTGCGGATTATGCACCTTATGAGTATCACACAATGATTGACGGCAAAGACACTATTATTGGAATAGATATTTCAATAGTAAATGAGATTGCAAAGGATCTTGGTGTACAGCTTGAAATAGTTGATATGAGTTTTGACGGCCTTTTAGCTGCACTTAATTCCGATAATGTGGATATTGTTATTGCAGGAATGAATCCAGATGAGGACAGAAGAAAAGCAGTTGATTTTTCAAAGATATATTATGAAGCAAAGCAGGGAGTTTTAATTAGAGCAGAGGATAAAGACAAGATAAAAACTATTGAAGACCTTAAGGGCAAAAATGTTGGTGCACAGCTAGGAACAACTCAGGAATCAATAGCAAAGAAGCAAATGGAAAATTCTACACTTGTTTCGTTAGGAAAGATACCTGATTTAGTTATGGAATTAAAGAATAACAAGATAGATGCACTAGTTGTTGAACTTCCAGTTGCTAATGGATATGTTAAAAACAATAGTGATTTAGCTTTGTCAGAAATTACTGTAGAAGAAGAATCAGGTGGATCTGCGATTGCAGTTAAGAAAGGAAATGCTGATTTGGTAGCTCTCATTGACAAATCGTTAGATAGGCTTATGGAAGAAGGCGCTATCGAAAAGTTTGTTCAGGAAGCAAATGAAAAGAACGTGACTAAATAG
- a CDS encoding amino acid ABC transporter permease: MDFSFLKDYSPYFINGTISTIVIAILTVFLGVIIGTILALMKISNKRIAKAIASAYIEFIRGTPLLVQISIIYYSISFPKFTILDIEMNRFIPGVIAMAINSGAYVAEIIRAGIQAVDKGQMEAARSIGFNSIQAMRYIILPQAIRNILPALGNEFVVVIKESSVLSVIGIVELMRSADIVKAAIYKPFAPLIVVAVIYFILTFTLTRVLGFAERRMRTSD; this comes from the coding sequence TTGGATTTTAGCTTTTTAAAAGATTATTCACCGTATTTTATTAATGGTACTATAAGTACTATTGTGATTGCCATTTTAACTGTTTTTTTAGGTGTAATTATAGGAACTATTCTGGCGTTGATGAAGATTTCAAATAAACGTATAGCAAAAGCTATTGCATCGGCATATATAGAGTTTATAAGAGGAACTCCTCTTTTAGTTCAAATTTCAATAATATATTACAGCATATCATTTCCTAAGTTCACTATATTAGATATTGAGATGAATAGATTTATACCTGGTGTAATAGCTATGGCCATTAATAGCGGGGCTTATGTGGCAGAAATTATAAGAGCAGGTATTCAGGCTGTGGACAAGGGTCAGATGGAAGCTGCTCGTTCAATTGGCTTTAACAGTATTCAGGCTATGAGATATATTATATTGCCTCAGGCCATTAGAAATATTCTTCCAGCATTAGGAAATGAATTTGTTGTTGTAATAAAGGAATCCTCTGTGTTATCAGTTATAGGTATCGTAGAACTGATGAGAAGTGCTGATATTGTAAAAGCTGCAATTTATAAACCGTTTGCGCCATTAATTGTGGTTGCTGTTATTTATTTTATTCTTACATTTACATTGACCAGAGTGCTGGGCTTTGCTGAGAGGAGGATGAGGACTAGTGATTGA
- a CDS encoding ABC transporter ATP-binding protein encodes MSDKDIKRKLFGIVKSNGKKFFLIIIFLIVSSGIALALPLISKEIMDNGFIKGNFNVVIYYSGITLFLVVLDKVIEYIKEKMRASLKAEITYSLFEKAFRHFEKIKLSELNKKSNTEILNNLHSDISNISMLADSVFFMAVTQIFDILGGIAGLFIISWELTFIVLCFIPLKIWAVMLLSKIRNKIIYEYMQENSEFARWFGDTLSGIKEIKIFGLFSHKMKEFEHSQKKIVGIEKRLTIQESVNNTFDKILLQILTTALYIIGAKMVFNLNISVGSVFTFIAYSTYVIMPVSALFNLSLILSEIRPAAKRYYNFLNMEMETEYKEEAENTKCITAEMKYTPEITFRDVTFSYDKTYEVLKGISFSIHAGEKVALVGLNGSGKTTIINLLMRFYKPISGSIQINGVDIRNICINEYRKNISIVTQNSYLFDDTIKNNICLYKEIEEQKFIQILKDCNLYDFYCSIPEGYKVGQDGCQLSGGQRQKVLIARALATGNNLIILDEATSNVDMETENQINELIKTKLREKTILVISHKPSILKYMDKCIVLKDGKIDAIGVHEQLIKENQVYRSFIHTGRNAYNVSKSLVY; translated from the coding sequence ATGAGTGATAAAGATATTAAAAGAAAGCTTTTTGGCATAGTAAAAAGTAATGGAAAGAAGTTTTTTTTGATAATAATTTTTCTGATTGTATCCTCTGGTATAGCACTTGCTTTGCCACTTATAAGCAAAGAGATAATGGATAACGGATTTATAAAAGGCAATTTTAATGTAGTGATTTACTATAGTGGTATAACTTTATTTCTGGTGGTACTGGACAAAGTAATTGAATATATAAAAGAAAAGATGCGTGCATCGTTGAAAGCGGAAATTACATATTCTCTTTTTGAGAAAGCATTTCGTCATTTTGAAAAAATTAAACTTTCTGAACTTAACAAAAAAAGTAATACAGAAATTTTAAATAATCTCCACAGTGACATATCAAATATTTCCATGCTGGCGGATAGTGTTTTTTTTATGGCTGTAACTCAGATATTTGATATTCTGGGGGGAATAGCAGGACTATTTATTATTAGTTGGGAATTAACTTTTATAGTATTATGTTTTATTCCACTAAAAATATGGGCAGTTATGCTTCTTTCGAAAATTAGAAACAAAATAATATATGAATACATGCAGGAAAACTCTGAATTTGCAAGATGGTTTGGGGATACCTTAAGTGGTATTAAAGAAATAAAAATATTTGGTCTGTTTAGTCATAAGATGAAGGAATTTGAACACAGTCAGAAAAAAATTGTAGGCATAGAGAAAAGACTTACTATTCAGGAATCTGTAAACAATACATTTGACAAAATATTATTACAAATTCTAACCACTGCACTATATATTATAGGAGCGAAGATGGTTTTTAATCTTAATATTTCAGTGGGAAGTGTATTTACTTTTATAGCTTATAGCACGTATGTAATAATGCCTGTGTCCGCATTGTTTAATCTTAGCCTTATACTATCTGAAATAAGACCTGCTGCAAAAAGGTACTATAATTTTTTGAATATGGAGATGGAGACTGAATATAAAGAAGAGGCAGAAAATACTAAGTGTATTACTGCTGAAATGAAATATACTCCAGAAATTACTTTTAGAGATGTAACTTTTTCATACGACAAAACATATGAGGTTCTTAAAGGCATCAGTTTTAGTATACATGCTGGAGAAAAAGTGGCCTTGGTAGGATTAAATGGGTCAGGTAAGACTACGATAATCAATCTTCTTATGCGATTTTACAAGCCTATTTCAGGAAGCATTCAAATAAATGGAGTAGATATACGAAATATTTGTATAAATGAGTATCGGAAAAATATTTCTATAGTTACGCAGAACAGTTATTTATTTGATGATACTATAAAAAACAATATATGCCTTTATAAAGAAATTGAAGAGCAGAAATTTATACAAATATTAAAAGATTGCAATTTATATGATTTTTATTGTAGTATCCCTGAAGGCTACAAAGTAGGACAAGACGGGTGCCAGCTATCAGGTGGACAAAGACAGAAAGTTCTAATAGCGCGGGCATTGGCAACTGGAAACAATTTGATAATATTGGATGAAGCAACTTCAAATGTCGATATGGAAACGGAAAACCAGATTAATGAACTTATTAAAACAAAACTCAGAGAAAAAACGATACTTGTAATTTCTCACAAACCTAGCATTTTGAAATATATGGACAAATGTATTGTGCTGAAGGATGGAAAGATAGATGCAATTGGAGTGCATGAACAGCTAATAAAAGAAAATCAGGTATATAGGTCATTTATACATACTGGTAGAAATGCTTACAATGTCAGTAAAAGTTTAGTCTACTAA